A stretch of DNA from Parvularcula bermudensis HTCC2503:
GATACGGGCGAGGCGCTTGATCGCGGCAGCTTTGGTTTCGTCTCTCATCGCATACTCCGTTGGGGGTATAATTGATGTGTGAACGCGGCCGGCGCAACCGGGGTTTTGCCTTTCTAGCGGTCAGTTCCGAGCTTCGCCCATCGGAACGGCATTTTTGTCAGAGCATTTCGTCTTCAGCGAAGAACAAGGCGGCGTCCGTCAGAGGAGCATGTCTTACCGCAGCTGAAAGCCACGATTGAGCTTGCCTTGCAAAACGTATACCCCACATGGGTATAAACACGAACCGAAGAGGAGCGTTCGACGTGGGTCGAGCATCGCAAGAACAGATCACCGCGCTGGCACTACCCCACCGCCGAGACTGTCTCTTTGTTCTCGCGTCCGTGATTCTGGCTGGCCTACTTCTGGGCCTTCCAGGGCGCGCTGTCGCACTGCCAACATCCGTAGACGCAACCCTAGCCCCTTTTTCGGAGACCGAGATCCATGCCGGGTCTCACAAGGCTTGCCGCGGCGCCTGTATCTTTTGCCGGTCCAGCCCCGCTCAAATACCACGAAGCGCCGAAACCGCTCCGATTGATCCGGTTGTCCTGTCGCGCACAGCAAGCGACCGACAGTTAGCGCGTAGCGAAGAGACACGGGCTCCGCGTGTTGCAACCCCTTTCAGGCACCTTCCCGATCCGGTCACTCTATTCGATTTGATTCGGTGGTGATCCTGTCTTGGCAGTCCCCAGGAGAAAACAACGCACCAGACAGGATATCAGCATGCTGAACAGACGCCATTTCATCGGAACCGCCGCTACCGCCCTTGCGGCGCAGTCCCTCCTTCCGGCCTGGGCTCAGTCGGGTCGGCAAGGAAATCGCGGCCTCGATCCGCTGACGCGCAACCAATTCGACCTGACCATCGGCCGAACGCCCGTGCGTATCGATGGGCGCGCGGGGCACGCCGTCACCGTGAACGACACCCTGCCCGCGCCCCTCATCCGAATGCAGGAAGGGGAGGACATCGTTCTGCGCGTGACCAACACGCTCGACGAATGGTCCTCGATCCACTGGCATGGCCTGCTCGTGCCGGCCTCGATGGACGGCGTGCCGGGGGTCAGCTTTCCCGGCATCGCGCCCCGTTCGACCTTCGAGTATCGCTTCCCGCTCAAGCAGGCGGGCACCTATTGGTACCACAGCCATTCGGCCTTTCAGGAACAGCTCGGGCTCTACGGCCCCCTGGTCATCGATCCTGCCCGAACCGAGGCCCAGAGCTATGACCGGGAATTCGTTATCGTCCTGTCGGACTGGACGTTTGCCGATCCCCACCGGCTTTTCGCCCAGCTGAAGAAGATGGGCGACACGCTCAATTACCAGAAACGCACCGCGGCGGATCTCGCGGCCGATGCGCGCGAAGACGGCCTCGGCGCCGCCCTCGGGAACCGGGCGATGTGGGGACGCATGCGGATGATGCCGACCGACCTCGCCGATGTGAACGGGGCGCAATACACATACCTCGTTAATGGTCATGGTCCGGACGATGACTGGACCGGCCTCTTCGAACCCGGTGAACGCGTCCGCCTCCGGATCATCAATGCGAGCGCCATGTCGATCTTCAACGTGCGGATTCCTGGCCTGCCGATGACAGTCATCAACGCCCACGGGCTCGACGTACGGCCGGTCACCTTCGAGGAATTTCAGATTGGCACCGCGGAGACCTATGACGTCATCGTGGAGCCAAAGGATCGGGCCTACCGTCTGGTCGCCGCCTCGATCGACAGTTCCGGTCAGGCGCTGGCGACGCTGACGCCACGTCTTGGGGAGACCGCGGAGGCCCCGCCCCTGAGGCCACGGCCGCTCCTCACCATGAAGGACATGGGGATGAGCAGCATGATGGCGTCCGACATGGCGACGCCCGCAGAGCCCGGCATGGAGGGTCAGGGCCATGCCCTCACCTATCCCGAGACTGGGGAACCGGGCGGCACCATGGCGGGTATGGGGATGGATCATGGAGACATGACGATGGCGGACCACCATCACCCGATGGGCGCCGGCGTCGCCAATGTCGCGATGAACCCCGTCAGTCGCCTGCATGAGCCGGGGCTCGGCCTTGAGCGCGTCCCGCACCGCACCCTGAGCTATGCTCAGCTGCGGAGTCTCCGTCCGAACACGGACCGACGACCGACCGAGCGGGAAGTCGAGATCCATCTGACCTCTAATATGGAGCGCTATATGTGGTCCTTCGACGGCGTGAAATTCTCCGAAGTCGAAGAATCGATCAAGTTCTACGAGGGCGAGCGGGTCCGGCTGACCCTCGTGAACGACACGATGATGCCGCACCCGATCCACCTGCACGGGATGTTCTTCGATCTCGTCATCCCGGACTATGATGAGGACGAGGACGGCGAGCGCTACCTTCCCGGCCTCCACACCATCCTGACCAAGCCCGGCGAGAAGCTGTCCGTGGACATCACGCCGCCCGAACGTGGTGATTGGGCCTTTCACTGCCACCTTCTCTACCACATGCATGCCGGCATGATGCAGGTCGTCAGCGTGCTGCCGCGCGACGACCGTCCACCCCTGAGCGAGATCGGGGCAGGACCGCCCCAAGCCACCCATCCAGCGGAGACGCCGGTCAAGCACGACATGGACCATGGCGAGCATGGAGGGACGCACTGATGAGAACCGCTTTTCTGATCGGCCTTCTGGCCCCCCTCACCCTGACACCCCTTCACGCCCAGGA
This window harbors:
- a CDS encoding copper resistance system multicopper oxidase, which gives rise to MLNRRHFIGTAATALAAQSLLPAWAQSGRQGNRGLDPLTRNQFDLTIGRTPVRIDGRAGHAVTVNDTLPAPLIRMQEGEDIVLRVTNTLDEWSSIHWHGLLVPASMDGVPGVSFPGIAPRSTFEYRFPLKQAGTYWYHSHSAFQEQLGLYGPLVIDPARTEAQSYDREFVIVLSDWTFADPHRLFAQLKKMGDTLNYQKRTAADLAADAREDGLGAALGNRAMWGRMRMMPTDLADVNGAQYTYLVNGHGPDDDWTGLFEPGERVRLRIINASAMSIFNVRIPGLPMTVINAHGLDVRPVTFEEFQIGTAETYDVIVEPKDRAYRLVAASIDSSGQALATLTPRLGETAEAPPLRPRPLLTMKDMGMSSMMASDMATPAEPGMEGQGHALTYPETGEPGGTMAGMGMDHGDMTMADHHHPMGAGVANVAMNPVSRLHEPGLGLERVPHRTLSYAQLRSLRPNTDRRPTEREVEIHLTSNMERYMWSFDGVKFSEVEESIKFYEGERVRLTLVNDTMMPHPIHLHGMFFDLVIPDYDEDEDGERYLPGLHTILTKPGEKLSVDITPPERGDWAFHCHLLYHMHAGMMQVVSVLPRDDRPPLSEIGAGPPQATHPAETPVKHDMDHGEHGGTH